GAATAGGCTTTGCCCATTAATAGCCAGGTTGAGAAAAGAGGATGTTTATCCCTCGTGGCTATGGCCATAGTCGCTTTGAGTTCCACTAAAAGTTTTTCCTTTCCGCAATAAATGTGACGATAGAAGTAGTTAAAATCGTCTACACTGTGTTCTTCGATATCTTCTGTCGCTGACCATGACGGTTGAAGCAGCGTCAGACTCGCGTGGTTCCAGGGTTCGGCCCCCTTGAGACAACTTTAAATTAGTGGGGCCGTGGAGGTTCCCGGACTAAGCCAAAAAGGGAACAGTAGGGCTGCATCGGAGTTGTCAGACGGCATATCTCTTTTTTATCCAGTCATTTAACAAGAAACTTTGAATTGCCTCACAATCGCTTATTATACGACATCATCAGGCCCGCAAATATACAAACCCCGTCGTTCATGTACTGGAAGTGGTTTCGAGATCCACCCAGATACCTGCTTGTCCAGGATGACTGTACAGGCTAGATTAGGGacgcatacaacataggtgcATTGCCAAAATGAATGGCTCCAATGGGGCTCAACCAGTCAATCGCTATTGGAGAATTCACTACTTATCGAAGCATCACAATCTCGGTAATTGTTTGCTGCTTTCTATTTACTTATTGTGATGAGTAACGTAATGAGAGCAAGATAGATGTGCGACCGCCTATCATTTCCCATCTATAAAATTTGCTCAACATCCGAGAGATAAGTCCGAGAGGGATGAAAAAGATCTTACATGTAGTTGTATGTACTTAATTTTGCAAATCGAACTAATAAAACCAATCGTATGTGATCCCCAAATATTCCGGCTCTCACAATCTTTATAATTAACACTGGTGACAATGAGATCCCATCAAATCTGGGGAACTCCCAGTGTGCTAGCAAACGGGGAGCTGATTGGCACCCGTATGCCCTGAGAATTGGCCTTTGTTACGACCCTATAGGGGTCACAGCATGCCCCACGGGCCAGATCGATGGGACCTCAACGGGCAATGCCAAGACTTTCGGGGGACCACATGGGAAGTGACGGGGCTATGAATGGCCCAGATATGAGGGACTACTGGCTACTGCAGGAACCAAATTACTCTTACAGTTGGATCGGAATTGATTTACAGTGGATTTACTTTGGTTTATGCTGCTTTCGGAAGATCGACTCTTTCAATCTCAAGGGCTACAGTAGACCATGTATAAGATACTTCCTAGATGTACGCAGCTATACGTGTAGTCCATGTCCTTGGTACCTTCCCTTGCCCCTCCACTCCCTCTTATCATCTGCACCCCCCATGTGTTGCCGTGATAGGACATGGAACACGCAGCCGTCTCCTCGTGAGAGAGACATGTAGTCAATAAAAGCCAATTGGACTTTTATTTGAATCTCACGGTCGCTTCTCTCACTCTTCGTTGCATAGCTTTTTGCACATTGATCATGGATTGGACGCATGTCTACATTATCGGGGCCGCCATTCTGGTGTTGGCCCTAGTCAGCCTGGTTCTTCTCATTTCCTCTCAACAGATCAAGGTCACCAACACTAGAGCTGGTCCTTACTTGAAGTTCATCTGGGCGAACTTCATCAAACCGCACGACAAGAAGGCCGGGGGTCAGCAGGATGCGTTGGAGAGCTTCTACAAGACACAGGTACGATCACATAGTCCAGAGTTTGGATCTGGCTTGAAGCTGACCGAGTCAGGCCGCAATTTACGATGCCACTCGTCGTCGCCTGCTCTATGGTCGCGAGGACATGCTTGGGCTTGTGGCGGCACAGCTGAAGTACAAAATTAACAACAAAGAAGTCAAGGCGGGAAAAGTTGTCTGGGTGGACGTGAGTATTGGCTTGCTATCTTTTTGAGCTAGCGCTAATGTATTCCAGGTCGGTGGTGGTACTGGGTAAGCACGAGAGGAACCCCGAATCGATGCAGACAATAACCATCTGACCTGCGATAGATACAACATCGAAGCCATGGCCACCTTCCTTCCAGTGGATAAATTCTTCAAACACGTCTACTTAGTCGATCTCTCCCCGTCACTCTGCGAAGTTGCTCGGAAGCGCTTCGAGCGTCTTGGGTGGAAGAATGTCACCGTTCTCTGCCAGGATGCACGGTCTTTCCATCTGCCTGAAAGGGACATTGACCCCCGTTCTACAAATGCTACAAAGGATGATGTGGACTTGATAACTATGAGCTACAGTTTATCAATGATCCCGGGTGAGTATTTACAATTCCACGCAAGACTATAGTTACTGATTTTTTCTAGACTACTACAGCGTCGTGGACTCATTGACCTCCCGCTTGAAGCCAACTGGAATGCTGGGTGTGTGCGATTTTTACGGTAAGCAACACCTCAAAGTTCTGCATAAATGTCACTCATTTAAATGTAGTCCAAAGCATTGTGGACGTGTCTTGTCGCAACTATACTGGTGGCGCCTTCAACCGTCATGTCAACTGGCTCGGACGTGTATTCTGGAGAGCCTGGTTTGATTTTGACCGCGTCAGCCTTGAAGCTGCCCGTCGAGACTATCTGGAATACAAGTTTGGTACTATCATCTCCGCCAGTGAGAGAAATTATCTCCTTGGTGGTATTCCCTACTACATATTTGTTGGTTGCCCAAAGGAAATGGCATCTACTCCATCAAGTCAATCCATTGAAAAGCTGGATGCGTCTTTTACTGAGTCTCCTTACCTGCTTCCTGTCAATCACATGCAGGAGATGGAAAATGCAGTGATGAGAAGCACGCAAGAGATTCGTTCCAAGGCATACGAGTCTGCAGTGATTAATCTGAGTGCAAACCTGCCGCTTCCATCATCCTTTTACCAGAACCACCACTATCGTATCCATTACAACGATATGCTACCCAAACACACTCAATTTCAGAACGAGTATATCTATGCGTTCACATGGGAAGACCCGCGGGTGGACCACCGACTCCTTAACATCGGGAAAGACGACGTCATTCTGGCCATCACCAGCGCCGGCGACAACATTCTTGACTATCTACAAAAGAGCCCCCGCCGGGTGCACGCAGTGGACTTGAACCCTAATCAGAACCATCTTCTCGAGCTGAAGGTTGCCTGTTACTCAGCGTTGGGTCACCGGGATATGTGGAAAATCTTCGGTGATGGCAAGCATTCACAATTCCGTGAGCTGCTGATCTCTAAACTCAGCCCCCACTTATCCAGCCAGGCTTTCCAGTACTGGCTCGAGCACACACATATCTTCACCTCCACCTCTGGGCATGGTCTGTATGAGACCGGTGGATCTCGCCACGCCATTCGTATGGTGCGATGGCTCTTTAATTTCTTCGGACTCCAGGGCGAAGTTCGCAAGTTGTGTGAAGCACAGAGCATTGCAGAGCAGCGTGAAATTTGGCCTCGCATTCGGCGTGTGCTAATGAGCCGACCACTCCACTGGGCTATTGTGAGCACCGAGTGGTTCGCTTGGAAGGCCGCCGGAGTACCACGCAACCAGCGAAATATGATTGTCGATGACTTCTTCCGCCGTAACGGCTTGACTGAAGATATGAAAAAGGGCAAGGACGTCAGCGGCCAATCGATTTGGGAATATGTTGTCAATACGCTTGACCCTGTGGTCAACGAAACTCTGATCAGCAACGACAATTATTTCTACTTCCTTTGCATTCAGGGCAAATTCTCACGGAGGTTTGTTCCTTTTCCCTTTGTCTTTCATTGCACATACTAACTATAATGATAGATGCCACCCCACCTATCTTTCTCCCCAGGCACATGTCAGGCTTTCTACGCCTGGTGCGTTTGATGGTCTTCGTATCCACACTGATGAGATCAACGAAGTCATCAATCGTATTACTCCAGGAACTCTGACTATCGCCGTCGTAAGTATAGAATTCACGTTGATCAAGGTCCTTCACGCTAATTCTATGCTAGGTCATGGACTCGATGGACTGGTTTGATCCCGCAGAGGATTCAGCCCCTGCCCAAGCCCGCACTTTCAACAAAGCCTTGAAGATGGGTGGTCGCATTCTCCTCCGTTCCGCTAGTATCGATCCTTGGTACATCAAGCACTTTGAAGAGAACGGCTTCTCTGCTCGTCGCGTCGGAGCTCGTTTCCCAGGTACATGTATTGACCGGTGAGTTTCGGAATACCGTTCTTGACTATTGCGAACGAGGCTAATATCTATTCCAGGGTGAATATGTACGCATCGACCTGGATCTGTACTAAATCAGAGGAACTATCCCGCCCCAGTCCAGACCGCAAAATGTCGACCCTCTCATTGGGGGACAGCGCTATAATGAAAGGCAAGATGCCGAGCAGCGTGGAGAATCTTTTGATTTGAGGATGATGGGAACTTATGTTTCTCTTTGATGTGGTCCTTCTAAGTTACGCCGCATGTGTCTCGGTGCCGATTCATGATACCTACGATCTGGAGTTAGAGGGTGTGTCTCGATTGCTTGCCTTTACGCGCAGGGGGCAGGAGTATGATCTGAACTTCTGGAGGAGTCGGGAAGAATGCCTACAGCTTGTCCTAATCGCGCCCACCATCTTTATATTGCCAATACTATCATTCGTCTTTTAGACTACCTTTGAGTCAATCTGTGTCGGAGAGATTCCTGACACGCAAGCCCTGGTTCTTAACAagtttcttttcatctttgCCTTGCGGATCATATGTCCAAGGGCATCCTCTGTGTAATCCAGGGCAGAAACAACTTTCGTTCGTCCAAGTTGGACTAATCAAACTGATTCCAATGAACTCCTTTTTGTTTGGATTCAGTCGCGCCTTATCGTGCCAAAACGGTTCTCCTCTCCGGCCACCCGAATTTTGAGCCTCAAAGCCCTTGGCCCAGTCAAAAGAATTGAAGAGGAGCGTATACCTGCTTATGACATAGACGTCCTTAACCCTGTGCAATCTGGTGATCTCTCTCATGTTAGATACCAGGGTATCGACAAATTGGGCTTCGTCGCGCATTCAACCGTTTGGCTCTGCCGCGATGTTCAGTAACCAACCATTGCTTACAATGCAATGGTTGCTTTCATGTTAACTTGAGCCCAGGCAAAATCGCCACATTGCTCTGAAAATTATATCCATGCCTTGAGAATGAGTCGAGAAGTTGAGGGTTCCCGGTACCTTTCAGAACTGAAAACGAGATATGCTGAAAGAGATCTTGTTCATCCCATGCTTGATACTTGCGAGGTCGAAGCCCCCAACGGCAAACACCAACGCATGGTCTTCGAACCTCTCGTGACAAGAGTTGTTGCATTTTCAGGCGACGATGAACCCGCCAAGTTTGAGAAGGAGAACCCAAGTCCATGCATAGTTGTCAACGGCCGCACAATCTACATGACTCTCAGCCTTTCAGTCGGGCAAATGCCCTAAGCAGATTCGGTCTACCGATCTTCTCTGGATTTGGTGAAGCTCGAATTGGCAACGTACACAGTGGTTTAATTCAACCAGATGTGCATAGAACACCGGAGGTCATTTATGGGATGGATTGTTGGAACACTAGTCAGTTCGAGTTTCCGTAAACTCATGCTAACAGGAATTTCAGATCTACTCGACGGCAGAGAATCGGATGAACAGCATTCGAACTTGCATCTTCTGGCTGAGACGACAGCAAAAGCTCGGTTCTCCACCGACCAGTTTTCTGCACAAATCCTCAGAAATTCAAAGAGATTTGGACCAATCTGGCATTCCGGTCTTGATTCCTTACAACACAGTTCTCGGCATATTTAACATGAACATAGGTCAGTGGAAGGGGCACCTCGGTGTCCCTAGCCCATCGCTAGAAGATTCGGTGTATCTTGAAGACGAAAGTAGGCATCCTTTCCTGCAACTTATGCGAAAGATGCTGCAGTGAGATCCGGACGACAGACCATCCGCCTCTGATCTTCTAAAAAAGGATCCTTGGCTTAATGGCTCTTGACATTGTCGCTGAAGGCTTATACATGTGATCAGCTTGTTGTCAAGTGTGACGTACGTCAATCGACCCTGCTGCTAGGGATCGATTTTGCCTAACTATATCGTCTCCGCTCAAGAACCCTCATGGACACTTCCGGACACTGCTTCATTCATCGATCTCCAGCAACCACGCACCAAGATGTTTCCATTTCTTGGCCTTGCTCTTCTCAGATTATAAGAAATCTCAAATGTTTCTCCAGGATATCTAGATAGAGGATCGATGTTCCGATGATATCCTTCCCAAGGTCTTGACTACTCAATGGTTGATTTGgacaacatacggagtacagccTACATTGTAGATCCCCGCAGATCAGCCAGAAAAGGGTATGTAGTGGCCGATCTCCCCGGCGCTGATTTGAGCGCATTTGCGCAAGTAGTCTACATTTTCAATATCTTGTAGACTGTTCCCGCAAGGTTTTAGCATTTACTGAATAGATCCAATGTTCTCGCGTTTTCAGGCCCCATAGACGTTGACCCAATATTTTTTCAATATTTTGGAGTTGGGCTGTCTTCGAACCAGCAAGAGATATGCCATTCGACACTCAAGGTGATAAATGGTCTTGGTGCGATCTCTCCTGTCGTGGATCTATACTAGATTGTAGAAAATACTTACAGACCCGGCAAAAGTGAATCCTGCATTCGAGGCCACCGCTCATCCAAATGCGCACACTATGACCGACCGATGAAGAGGATCCCCAAGGCTGGACGTCCACTAGCCAAGTGCTCACACCTCAATGGGGTTGATTGCAATTGTCGGGAGGTTTGGGCGATTATGGTTCCGCTTGCTCCAGGTATGTCATCTTAGAGGAACTGGTATTTGGTGATTTGGATTGGACATAGATTGGTAGTAACATTCGTCGGGTTGCATAGGGTCGATGATTTGCAGCCCAAAATCCGAGATTCAGCCGGTACAACAGCAGCAGGTCGATCGGGGTTCAGCTGAGGGCAAATGACTTCCTTGGGTTACATTGTTAGGTCCCCTTGTTTGGTAAAGGAGTGAGGTAAATAATGAAGCTTGAATGGGATCAGCATGTCTCTAGCGACAGCTCTGGTAGCCCACCTCAACCATTACCTAGGCACTAAGCTGCCTTTGCGGAATACCAAGCAGCAATACACAGTGTGGAGTAAAGGGAGCACCACCGGGACTTCTGCAGCGATTGAAACTCCAGTCACCCATGACAAGTCCCTTCCTGCCAGCCGGGTGTTCCCTGAGAGAATCTCCCAAGAAGTAGTTCGCCCACTAAGATGCCCAAGATCACAgccacgaagacgccaacgTTGAATGTCATCACGGAGAGCATCCTGTCAATATCAGCATGAGTTGATTGTGCGACACCGACCTATGCAGACAGCAGCAGATGTAACCACTCACAAGAAGTATCCGATCAAAGCCCTCACACACTCAAGTACCGCACGTGTCCCGTCTTTCCGGAGACTCCACGTTCCACTAGCCTTCCATGACGGGAGCAAGCGTTTCAGTGAGGTTCTCTTCCGAGGGCTATCACCTTTCAGATGCCTCGCTGACATGCTTTGTGTGTCATTATCTTTCTGTAAAACTAGTAAGGTCTCTTCCTCAAGGTTCTCATCCCCGTGCACGCGAATGTAGTCCGGGAGAGGACTGAGCTTTGCTTTTCGGATGCCATGTCGTGAATTCACTGGAGCGAGAAGCAGGGCTGGAGGGGAAGCGACATGCTGGGACCAGGATTGTTCGAGTTGGAATTTGAGAGCGCCGAGGAAGCGATTGAAGAtggcgaggaggaaaagaaaggcCAGGGTGAAGATGTATTGCGTCACGGTTGTGGTTGTCCAACCTCTGAAGAGGATAGTGATTTGGGTGGAGGTTGAGAATCCTAAAGGCATGTTCATATCCATGTTCATGCCCGTGCTGTGGTGTTCACTCGGGTACTAGTATAAGTTAGAGTCACAAGGTTGAGTCCACGGCGTTGTATTGCTCCAAGTTGGAGATGGTCGAGAGTGGGAACCCTCTAGGTAACAGGTGAGGGAAGAAGATTAGACGGTCTTTCTCTGCTTTTATAGCTTTGGATGAAGGAAGTGCAAGGATCATCTCATAATCCAATCTAATTGTTTTCAACTGTAACCATGGTGGTATACAATCGCAAATTCGATCATCTTTACTTGAAATGTCTTAAATAATGTGTATCGTTTGGCgaacgagaaaaaaaaggaaaccgCCAAATGGAGCTTTGGGAGTCGGGTTATTCCAAAAAAAGTACACTCCTTGACTTCAGGTCTAATCATATTTCacagaggaagaagactggAACACGCCAAAGCAGCGGCCCTCTAAACGCACAGTGATTAAAAGAAGAGTCTGGGAAAATTCATAAATGGACTGGACTACCATAAGCCCAGCGCTTTTACTTCTCATCATATCATGCCTGTCCGTTGCTCACCAAGACAAAGTGCGCATACCGATACAAAACATGCATATGCGAACGATCGTGGATATAGAGTCagagatagaaaaaaagCTCAGAAATCGGAGATCTCATGAACGACCGTACCGCGTCTTTCCGAAGGAGAAAGGCACGTAACGGTACTTAATCATGTGCTGGATTTGTCGTCGCACTACCCCGAAAAGAAGCCAAGTTAGACATCCGTCCATAACCAAAGGATACAAAGATTGTATCAAAGTCCAATCCAAAGGGGGAAAACATACTCGTCAGCACAAACAGAATGAACCAGTAAACCACCAGCACCGGCCAGAATACGGGGATGTCGAAGACAGCGAGCCAGGAGCAAACGAAGCCAATGGCGATCGCGCGGGTGGCCGAGTGCCAGAACTTGAACTCGGGCAGACGGCGGATGAAGGGCCGGAACTCCTCATCCTTTTTAGTCGGGAGGCTAGGGGACCCAGCTTCACCGTCCTCAAGACCCTCGTCCTGGGTGAGAGAGGGGTCGAACTTTGG
Above is a genomic segment from Penicillium digitatum chromosome 3, complete sequence containing:
- a CDS encoding Protein RER1, with the translated sequence MNMDMNMPLGFSTSTQITILFRGWTTTTVTQYIFTLAFLFLLAIFNRFLGALKFQLEQSWSQHVASPPALLLAPVNSRHGIRKAKLSPLPDYIRVHGDENLEEETLLVLQKDNDTQSMSARHLKGDSPRKRTSLKRLLPSWKASGTWSLRKDGTRAVLECVRALIGYFLMLSVMTFNVGVFVAVILGILVGELLLGRFSQGTPGWQEGTCHG
- a CDS encoding Protein RER1A; the encoded protein is MDVPEPDQSPFTAVSAHTSRLTRHYQAYLDACTPYTTYRWVGSGVLLLLFFLRIFLAQGWYIVAYTLGIYLLNLFLAFLTPKFDPSLTQDEGLEDGEAGSPSLPTKKDEEFRPFIRRLPEFKFWHSATRAIAIGFVCSWLAVFDIPVFWPVLVVYWFILFVLTMRRQIQHMIKYRYVPFSFGKTRYGRS
- a CDS encoding Methyltransferase type 12, whose amino-acid sequence is MDWTHVYIIGAAILVLALVSLVLLISSQQIKVTNTRAGPYLKFIWANFIKPHDKKAGGQQDALESFYKTQAAIYDATRRRLLYGREDMLGLVAAQLKYKINNKEVKAGKVVWVDVGGGTGYNIEAMATFLPVDKFFKHVYLVDLSPSLCEVARKRFERLGWKNVTVLCQDARSFHLPERDIDPRSTNATKDDVDLITMSYSLSMIPDYYSVVDSLTSRLKPTGMLGVCDFYVQSIVDVSCRNYTGGAFNRHVNWLGRVFWRAWFDFDRVSLEAARRDYLEYKFGTIISASERNYLLGGIPYYIFVGCPKEMASTPSSQSIEKLDASFTESPYLLPVNHMQEMENAVMRSTQEIRSKAYESAVINLSANLPLPSSFYQNHHYRIHYNDMLPKHTQFQNEYIYAFTWEDPRVDHRLLNIGKDDVILAITSAGDNILDYLQKSPRRVHAVDLNPNQNHLLELKVACYSALGHRDMWKIFGDGKHSQFRELLISKLSPHLSSQAFQYWLEHTHIFTSTSGHGLYETGGSRHAIRMVRWLFNFFGLQGEVRKLCEAQSIAEQREIWPRIRRVLMSRPLHWAIVSTEWFAWKAAGVPRNQRNMIVDDFFRRNGLTEDMKKGKDVSGQSIWEYVVNTLDPVVNETLISNDNYFYFLCIQGKFSRRCHPTYLSPQAHVRLSTPGAFDGLRIHTDEINEVINRITPGTLTIAVVMDSMDWFDPAEDSAPAQARTFNKALKMGGRILLRSASIDPWYIKHFEENGFSARRVGARFPGTCIDRVNMYASTWICTKSEELSRPSPDRKMSTLSLGDSAIMKGKMPSSVENLLI